The Equus przewalskii isolate Varuska chromosome 5, EquPr2, whole genome shotgun sequence genome window below encodes:
- the USP15 gene encoding ubiquitin carboxyl-terminal hydrolase 15 isoform X8: MRGEIAKSYAELIKQMWSGKFSYVTPRAFKTQVGRFAPQFSGYQQQDCQELLAFLLDGLHEDLNRIRKKPYIQLKDADGRPDKVVAEEAWENHLKRNDSIIVDIFHGLFKSTLVCPECAKISVTFDPFCYLTLPLPMKKERTLEVYLVRMDPLTKPMQYKVVVPKIGNILDLCTALSALSGVPADKMIVTDIYNHRFHRIFAMDENLTSIMERDDIYVFEININRTEDTEHVVIPVCLREKFRHSSYTHHTGSSLFGQPFLMAVPRNNTEDKLYNLLLLRMCRYVKISTETEETEGSLHCCKDQNINGNGPNGIHEEGSPSEMETDEPDDESSQDQELPSENENSQSEDSVGGDNDSENGLCTEDTCKGQLTGHKKRLFTFQFNNLGNTDINYIKDDTRHIRFDDRQLRLDERSFLALDWDPDLKKRYFDENAAEDFEKHESVEYKPPKKPFVKLKDCIELFTTKEKLGAEDPWYCPNCKEHQQATKKLDLWSLPPVLVVHLKRFSYSRYMRDKLDTLVDFPINDLDMSEFLINPNAGPCRYNLIAVSNHYGGMGGGHYTAFAKNKDDGKWYYFDDSSVSTASEDQIVSKAAYVLFYQRQDTFSGTGFFPLDRETKGASAATGIPLESDEDSNDNDNDIENENCMHTN, translated from the exons ATGAGAGGTGAAATAGCTAAATCTTATGCTGAATTGATCAAGCAAATGTGGTCTGGAAAATTTAGCTACGTCACACCAAGAGCCTTTAAG ACACAGGTAGGACGTTTTGCACCTCAGTTCTCTGGATACCAGCAGCAGGACTGCCAGGAGCTATTAGCTTTCCTGTTAGATGGACTACATGAAGATTTGAATAGAATTAGGAAAAAACCATATATACAATTAAAAGATGCTGATGGAAGGCCCGATAAG GTAgttgctgaagaagcctgggaaaaccatttaaaaagaaatgattctaTCATAGTAGATATATTTCATGGCCTTTTCAAATCAACTTTAGTTTGTCCTGAATGTGCTAAGATTTCAGTGACGTTTGATCCTTTTTGTTACTTGACACTTCCATTGCCCATGAAAAAAGAACGTACCTTGGAAGTTTATTTAGTTAGAATGGATCCACTTACCAAACCTATGCAG tacaAAGTGGTTGTCCCCAAAATTGGAAACATACTTGATCTTTGTACTGCATTATCTGCTTTGTCAGGAGTACCTGCAGATAAG atgatAGTTACTGATATATACAATCATAGATTTCACAGAATATTCGCTATGGATGAAAACCTTACTAGTATTATGGAACGGGATGATATTTATGT GTTTGAAATTAACATCAATAGGACAGAAGATACAGAGCATGTGGTTATTCCTGTTTGCCTAAGAGAAAAATTTAGACACTCAAGTTACACCCACCATACTGGTTCTTCACTTTTCGGTCAGCCTTTTCTTATGGCTGTACCACGGAACAATACTGAAGATAAACTCTATAATCTCCTGCTTTTGAGAATGTG cCGATATGTCAAAATATCTACTGAAACCGAAGAAACTGAAGGATCCCTACACTGCTGTAAGGACCAAAATATTAATGGGAATGGCCCGAATGGCATACACGAAGAAGGCTCGCCAA GTGAAATGGAAACAGACGAGCCAGATGATGAATCCAGTCAGGATCAAGAACTTCCCTCCGAGAATGAAAACAGTCAGTCTGAAGATTCAGTTGGAGGAGATAATGACTCTGAAAATGGATTATGTACTGAGGACACTTGCAAAGGTCAACTCACGGGACACAAGAAACGATTGTTTACATTCCAGTTCAACAACTTAGGCAATACTGATATCAACTACATCAAAGACGATACCAGGCATATAAGATTTGATGATAGGCAGCTTAGGCTAGATG AAAGATCTTTTCTTGCTTTGGATTGGGATCCAGATTTGAAAAAAAGATACTTTGATGAAAATGCCGCTGAG gattttgaaaaacatgaaagTGTGGAATATAAACCTCCTAAAAAACCCTTTGTGAAATTAAAAGATTGCATTGAGCTttttacaacaaaagaaaagctaGGTGCTGAAGATCCCTG GTATTGTCCAAATTGTAAAGAACATCAGCAAGCCACAAAGAAGTTGGATTTGTGGTCCCTGCCTCCAGTGCTTGTGGTACATCTCAAGCGATTTTCTTACAGTAGATACATGAGAGACAAGTTGGATACTTTAGTTGACTTTCCTATCAA tgacTTGGACATGTCAGAATTCCTGATTAATCCAAATGCAGGTCCTTGCCGCTATAATTTGATTGCTGTTTCCAACCACTAtggagggatgggaggaggacACT ATACTGCTTTtgcaaaaaataaagatgatggaAAATGGTACTACTTTGATGACAGTAGTGTCTCAACTGCATCTGAAGACCAGATTGTG tCCAAAGCAGCGTATGTACTCTTCTACCAGAGACAAGACACTTTCAGTGGAACTGGCTTTTTTCCTCTTGACCGAGAAACTAAAGGTGCTTCAGCTGCCACAGGCATCCCATTAGAAAGTGATGAAGATAGCaatgataatgacaatgataTAGAAAACGAAAACTGTATGCACACTAACTAA